In the genome of Deltaproteobacteria bacterium, the window GGCGTTGTACGCCGCGACGGCCAGCGAGAGCTTTCCGGGAAAGCGTTCGATCATCTGTCCCAGGTAGCGCGTCCCCCCGTCGATGTTCTGCCACGGGTCCAGCGCGTCGTCCACCCCCAGATCTCGCGCGGTCCCCGGCATGAGCTGCATCAGACCCTGCGCGCCCTTGCGCGAAACCGCGTACGGGTCGAAGCCGGACTCGGCGGCGATCACCGCCTTCACGAGCGCTGCCGAGACGCCGTGCGCGCGCGAGGCCCGCTTGATCGCCGGGTCGTAGGCCAGCGCCTGCCGGCTCGGCGGACGCGCCGCGTGCGAGGCCGAGCGCAGCGCGTACTCGCTCTTGGGCTGGTAGCGCGAGAAGCCCTCGTGGGTCGGAGCATCGGAGAAGTAGGTGCGACCGTACGGGTCCTTGTAGACGAAGATCTGCGCGTCGGCCGCGCGCGCGAGCGCGAGCGTGAGCAGAGCGGCCAGGACTCCGCCTGCGGCAAGTGCTCTCGTTGCAGCTCGAGCCATTCCCGTCCCCGAGGCCTCCGCGTGACGCGAGGATCGCTCCCCGTCCATCGGCGTGCGGCTCCGTGCGATGTAGGCCCGCTGGCCGGCCGTGAGGCTCGGGGCTTAGACTGCCGGCGTGACGCGCCAGAGCGACTTTCTCGTGATCGGCAGCGGAATCGCGGGGCTCTCCTTCGCGTTGCGCGCGGCCGAGCTCGGGACCGTGACGGTGGTGACGAAAAAGGGCACCGCCGAGTCCGCGACGAACTACGCGCAGGGCGGAATCGCGGCGGTGCTGGGTCCGGAGGACTCGTTCGAGGACCACGTGAGCGACACGCTGGTCGCCGGCGCGGGCCTGTGCCGCGAGGCGGCGGTTCGCTTCGTGGTCGAGCACGGGCCCGAGGCGGTGCGCAGCCTGATCGACCTGGGCGTCCGCTTCGACGCCAGCCGCGAGGCCCCCGGCTTCGATCTCGGCCGCGAGGGCGGGCACTCGCGAAGGCGCGTCCTGCACGCGGCCGACTTCACGGGACAGGAGATCGAGCGCGTGCTCGTCGAGCGCTGCGAAGCCCACCCTCGCATCGAGCTTCTGGCGAACCGGATCAGCATCGACCTCGTGACCACCCGCAAGCTCGGAGCGCCGGGGCGAGCGCGGATCTGCGGCGCCTACGTGATGGACGAGGAGTCGGGTCGGGTCGAGCGCTGCCGCGCGCGAATCGTTCTGCTCGCGACCGGCGGCTGCGGGAAGACCTACCTGTACACGAGCAACCCGGACATCGCCTCGGGAGACGGCATCGCCATGGCGTTCCGGGCCGGCGCCACGGTCGCGAACCTGGAATTCATGCAGTTCCATCCGACCTGCCTGTTCCACCCCGAGGCGCGCTCGTTCCTGATCAGCGAGGCGGTCCGCGGCGAAGGCGCCGTGCTGCGCAACCGCAGCGGCGAGGCCTTCATGCCCCGCTACGACGAGCGCGCCGATCTCGCGCCGCGGGACGTGGTCGCGCGCTCGATCGACTTCGAGCTGAAGCGCTCCGGCGACGACTGCGTCTTCCTCGACTGCACGGTGCTCGACCCCGCCTTCGTGCGCTCGCGCTTTCCGAACATCCACGAGCGCTGCCTGCAGTACGGCTTCGACATGACCAAGCAGCCGATCCCGGTGGTTCCGGCGGCGCACTACGCCTGCGGCGGCGTGCGC includes:
- a CDS encoding lytic transglycosylase domain-containing protein encodes the protein MARAATRALAAGGVLAALLTLALARAADAQIFVYKDPYGRTYFSDAPTHEGFSRYQPKSEYALRSASHAARPPSRQALAYDPAIKRASRAHGVSAALVKAVIAAESGFDPYAVSRKGAQGLMQLMPGTARDLGVDDALDPWQNIDGGTRYLGQMIERFPGKLSLAVAAYNAGPEAVTRHGGVPPYEETLSYVERVLRLYKKYHADFRR
- the nadB gene encoding L-aspartate oxidase; translation: MTRQSDFLVIGSGIAGLSFALRAAELGTVTVVTKKGTAESATNYAQGGIAAVLGPEDSFEDHVSDTLVAGAGLCREAAVRFVVEHGPEAVRSLIDLGVRFDASREAPGFDLGREGGHSRRRVLHAADFTGQEIERVLVERCEAHPRIELLANRISIDLVTTRKLGAPGRARICGAYVMDEESGRVERCRARIVLLATGGCGKTYLYTSNPDIASGDGIAMAFRAGATVANLEFMQFHPTCLFHPEARSFLISEAVRGEGAVLRNRSGEAFMPRYDERADLAPRDVVARSIDFELKRSGDDCVFLDCTVLDPAFVRSRFPNIHERCLQYGFDMTKQPIPVVPAAHYACGGVRTDLHGETDIENLFAAGEVASTGLHGANRLASNSLLEGVVFARAAAEASIARLRETGDFPPDFPEWDPGRAVDPTEEVLVNANWDG